In the Mytilus trossulus isolate FHL-02 chromosome 1, PNRI_Mtr1.1.1.hap1, whole genome shotgun sequence genome, one interval contains:
- the LOC134686988 gene encoding metalloprotease TIKI1-like, protein MIYVFIVFWFWLRCTLADLNTQCDTHDQSKSYNSFLWKVKRDPPAYFFGTIHVPYTRVWNYIPENTKMAFDQSDNIVFELELTNPYTISALANCQLLPGGEKLANILPAEIYTRLKQHLEYVRVMLPVWMTADQKGRGLYADYLFNAIAGNWERKRPVWVMLMVNSLNEHDIKSRGIPVLDLYLAQVAERESKVTGAIERVEEQCVPLNDLNFSQVVFALNQTLWKHELSRRLKSEFQYTTEDLIHHYNCGDLNSVIFNRDLSNIPNLVNNTLPLKDLQTAKLIDNYFRMELIDKRNERMAARSSSLLKAHPDKTFFFAFGAGHFLGNDTVIDKMKKAGFEIEHVQPGDKIPLLNGEKKRKHRRRKLKDKNSIYGDIWFDMDEETREWLERQSERQRNYKTSFTKPFNDLWIRMDANSPNLYSKLAEKYGYDRTERPTDIPYSRASTCYCTIQMLILLVILFIYHS, encoded by the exons tcaaAATCTTACAATTCTTTCCTGTGGAAAGTGAAGAGAGACCCACCAGCATATTTCTTCGGAACAATACATGTGCCCTATACTAGGGTATGGAACTACATtccagaaaatacaaaaatggcATTTGATCAGTCAGacaatattgtatttgaattaGAATTAACAAACCCTTACACAATATCTGCATTAGCAAATTGTCAGCTTCTCCCAGGGGGAGAAAAATTAGCTAATATCTTGCCAGCAGAAATTTATACACGATTAAAACAACATTTGGAATATGTGAGAGTAATGTTACCAGTGTGGATGACAGCCGATCAGAAAGGTCGGGGACTATATGCTGATTATTTGTTTAATGCTATAGCTGGAAATTGGGAAAGAAAACGACCAGTATGGGTTATGCTTATGGTCAATTCTTTGAATGAACATGATATAAAATCTCGTGGAATTCCAGTTTTAGATCTATATTTAGCTCAGGTTGCAGAGAGGGAAAGCAAAGTTACGGGTGCTATAGAACGGGTAGAAGAGCAATGTGTTCCTTTGAATGATCTGAATTTTTCACAG gTAGTGTTTGCATTGAATCAAACTTTATGGAAACATGAACTATCAAGACGATTGAAAAGTGAATTCCAATATACAACTGAggatttaatccaccattatAATTGTGGAGATCTTAACTCTGTTATATTTAATCGTGATTTATCAAATATTCCAAATCTAGTCAACAATACGTTACCTCTTAAGGACTTACAGACAGCTAAActcattgacaattattttAGAATGGAACTAATAGATAAAAGGAATGAACGGATGGCAGCTCGTTCTTCTAGTTTACTTAAAGCTCATCCCGACAAAACTTTCTTCTTTGCTTTTGGCGCTG GTCATTTTTTAGGAAATGATACAGTCATAGACAAAATGAAGAAAGCAGGATTTGAAATAGAACATGTACAACCTGGTGATAAAATACCTCT GTTGaatggagagaaaaaaagaaaacacaggagaagaaaattaaaagataaaaacagtATATATGGAGATATATGGTTTGATATGGATGAAGAAACTAG AGAATGGTTAGAAAGACAAAGTGAAAGACAGAGAAATTATAAAACAAGTTTCACAAAACCATTCAATGATTTGTGGATTAGAATGGATGCCAACAG TCCTAACTTATACTCCAAGTTAGCAGAGAAATATGGTTACGACAGGACGGAGAGACCAACAGACATCCCATATTCCAGAGCAAGCACCTGTTACTGCACCATTCAAATGCTCATTCTACTTGTGATACTATTCATTTATCATTCCTAA